A region of the Thamnophis elegans isolate rThaEle1 chromosome 1, rThaEle1.pri, whole genome shotgun sequence genome:
CTCAGGCAGGGAGGAGCGGCTGCCATCAGTGGCTGAAGAACAGCTGAGTGGAGGGGATCAGATGCTAGAGCTCTCTGGGCGCTACCTGAGGAAGCTGCCAACGCCAGTATGTGCCCTGAGCACTCTGCAGAAGCTCTACATCAGTGGCACGGGGATCACACAGCTGCCTGACGAGATTGGGGGACTGCAAGAGCTACGCATCCTGGCCCTGGACTTTAACAAGCTGGAGGAAGTGCCCGGAACCTTGTGCCGCCTTCCCCACTTGACTCGGCTCTATCTGGGCAGCAACCGCCTCTTTGCCCTCCCTGCGGAATTCTGTCAGCTCAAGACTCTCCGTTGCTTGTGGATTGAGAGCAATTATTTGTACCACTTTCCCCAGGTTCTCCTCCAGATGCCCGAACTGCAATCCTTGCAGATGGGAGACAACCGTCTCAAAACCTTACCAAGTGGCCTGCCACTCATGAAGGGTCTTCGAGGACTTTGGTTGTATGGAAACCGTTTTGCGGAGTTTCCAAAACCTTTACTTCGCATGAGTCAGCTTCACATTCTTGATGTGGACCGTAACAAGCTGACTGAATTCCCTGACTTGAGTCACCTGCGGAGGCTCCGACTTTTCTCCTATGACCATAATCCAGTGGAAGCACCGCCCAGTGTGGCTGACACTGTCCTTGTAGTGGGTGAGGGAGCACAGGAATTCATGGAGGCTAGGGAGGAACGTCTCCAGGCTCTTCGACAGCAGAAAGCAGAAAAGCAGGAAGAGAATGAATCTGAAGTTTTACAACCCAATATGAAAAATGATTCCACTGTATTGGAGGAGGAGGGAAGCTTTTCTGCTCTGGAATGCTCTCCTGAGGAGACATGAAATATTAGTAATGGCATGATTGCTGCTAAAGAAGTCTAGTAGGTACTGATAGGTTTTCAAATCTGCAACTGACTTGTAGAAAATTAAGAGCTGGGCACTCCCCCTTGTCTCAAAAGTTGCAGTCAGAGGCAGGATTGTGGGTAGCAGATGACTACAATAGTTGATAGCCCTTTGTAAAGAACATTGATCACCTATTCATCAGAAAGCTTGTTGTCTTCTTATTCTGAATGGAATCATGGGCAGCCTCTGCCAAAATGTCTGTAGTGCTTTATGGGTAATTTTGTGTTCTGTCTAATCCTAGGGCACAACTCCCTAATTTGAAGTAT
Encoded here:
- the LRRC10B gene encoding leucine-rich repeat-containing protein 10B, whose product is MGSGGSSGREERLPSVAEEQLSGGDQMLELSGRYLRKLPTPVCALSTLQKLYISGTGITQLPDEIGGLQELRILALDFNKLEEVPGTLCRLPHLTRLYLGSNRLFALPAEFCQLKTLRCLWIESNYLYHFPQVLLQMPELQSLQMGDNRLKTLPSGLPLMKGLRGLWLYGNRFAEFPKPLLRMSQLHILDVDRNKLTEFPDLSHLRRLRLFSYDHNPVEAPPSVADTVLVVGEGAQEFMEAREERLQALRQQKAEKQEENESEVLQPNMKNDSTVLEEEGSFSALECSPEET